One Osmerus mordax isolate fOsmMor3 chromosome 26, fOsmMor3.pri, whole genome shotgun sequence DNA segment encodes these proteins:
- the arhgap45b gene encoding rho GTPase-activating protein 45 isoform X4: MLKRGGKTSYNPYSTGQRVKKAGSKSKSKLDILPNRPNVLLKQLSILQEMPRRDGVDAKLSPSLSSLTLALPSGVSLDPSLSCPGTPSAQHGRMTGVGVASPVSTLKRPGALSRHASAAGFPLQSWVFTKAQAKGAASPGLPAEGPESTAIEVEDIPALLRDVARFAEAVEKLKDVVLLEGKQENRRPLAHVCLGEVLRILRQVINTYPLLNTVEILTAAGKLISRVKGFHYEVSNESEKNDFEKAIETIAVAFSSNVSELLMGEVDSSTLLSQLPTERSRSLENLYAGAGSDGNYFRTDFHNLAMKAEEVDIVLQRSEGGVDSALLYAKTISKYMKDLMTYVEKRTTLEVEFGKGLQRLYQSCKHSITQPHMPLFSIYSPALEQDLEQSNGLQQAANLLHTKTFMQPLMQRKYEHEKRRKEIKEQWHRAKRKLMECEANLRKAKHAYTARCEEYQARAAASRAEEEGWGSTGKSLDKKRRVEEEARNKAEEAEATYRTCVADATTQQQELEHTKVTVLRQLQEVIKQSDQTLRSVTISYYQTMHAQTVVLPVHYQTLCESSKQYDPGQQYAAHVKDLQLPEQPEVSYQFEPYSSQHSSRGRHDSFNTDHQSSVESPASTVEPRPSDGTSSEDRKRKGHKSWGSTVSDDSGGGEGGLESPSSSTADISKMARTSSTGTMSSNEDADEKDGNGASFETPNGMEPEMVAPTGPFRNVGLSKAAQTHRMRKLRTPAKCRECDSYVYFQGAECEECFLACHKRCLETLAIQCGHKKLQGKLQLFGRDFSQVAGDSSDGIPFIITKCISEIERRALRMKGIYRVNGVKTRVEKLCQAFENGKELVELSQCSPHDISNVLKLYLRQLPEPIMQFRLYHSLMGLAKDSLHTEGEGGPEAEEAGTGVHGAGRGPELVDLGPDTDPDFLVLVDKLRELLSGLPKSNISTLRYITRHLRRIAELEQDNKMSPSNLGIVFGPSLMRPRPTGATVSLSSLVDYPHQARIVEALIVFYTSIFQSKSSRTSASQSSTSPPQSGAEGESTPYTAEVEEQDGGEEPGRTDSDKIDEGCGSSPGSLGSSEQLEDSVWELDESGQRTSLSERPARLVKQESEVSTDDDQLSCRDSLDLSGHSLPLVDQDPEQIQDSDQSQEREGALDGDPPAPPDTEPPDLEVSEQHLELSASMAELDMNQSNNNNNCVLGMAGHPLAHLCVGKLPLSRSRDGEAEFV, translated from the exons ATGTTAAAACGTGGAGGTAAAACCAGCTACAACCCATATTCGACGGGGCAGAGAGTAAAGAAGGCCGGGTCTAAATCCAAGAGCAAACTGGACATTTTACCCAACCGCCCGAATGTCTTGCTCAAACAG ctctccaTCCTCCAGGAGATGCCCCGTCGAGACGGCGTCGACGCCAAGctttcgccctctctctcctccttgacCCTCGCCCTCCCGTCTGGTGTCTCCCTGgacccctccctgtcctgccccggAACCCCCAGCGCCCAGCACGGCAGGATGACAGGGGTGGGCGTGGCCTCCCCCGTGTCTACCCTGAAGAGGCCCGGGGCCCTCAGCCGGCACGCCAGCGCGGCCGGCTTCCCCCTCCAGTCCTGGGTGTTCACCAAGGCCCAGGCCAAGGGGGCGGCCAGCCCGGGTCTCCCGGCCGAGGGTCCGGAGAGCACGGCTATCGAGGTGGAAGACATCCCCGCTCTGCTCAGGGACGTGGCTCGCTTCGCCGAggcggtggagaagctgaaggacGTGGTGCTGCTGGAGG GCAAGCAGGAGAACAGGCGTCCCCTGGCCCACGTGTGTCTGGGGGAGGTCCTGAGGATCCTGCGCCAGGTGATCAACACCTACCCCCTCCTCAACACGGTGGAGATCCTCACCGCCGCCGGAAAACTCATAtccagggtcaaag GATTCCACTATGAAGTGTCTAACGAGTCGGAAAAGAATGACTTTGAGAAGGCCATCGAGACCATCGCTGTTGCCTTCAGTAGCAA cgtCTCGGAGCTGCTGATGGGGGAGGTGGACAGCAGCACCCTGCTGTCCCAGCTgcccacagagaggagcagg TCTCTGGAGAACTTGTATGCGGGCGCAGGTTCTGATGGGAACTACTTCAGGACAGACTTCCACAACCTGG ccatgaAAGCGGAGGAGGTGGACATTGTGCTGCAGCGTAGCGAGGGAGGTGtggactctgctctgctctacgcCAAGACCATCTCCAAGTACATGAAGGACCTGATGACCTACGTGGAGAAGAGGACCACGCTGG AGGTGGAGTTTGGCAAGGGTCTCCAGAGACTATACCAGTCCTGCAAACACAGCATCACTCAG ccccACATGCCGTTGTTCTCCATCTACtcccctgctctggagcaggaccTGGAACAGAGCAATGGTCTTCAACAGGCTGCCAACCTCCTGCACACCAAGACCTTCATGCAg cctCTCATGCAGCGCAAGTACGAACATGAGAAGAGGCGCAAGGAGATCAAGGAGCAGTGGCACCGAGCGAAGAGGAAACTG atgGAGTGTGAGGCCAACCTGCGTAAAGCCAAGCACGCGTACACGGCCCGCTGTGAGGAGTACCAGGCCAGAGCGGCCGCCAgcagagcggaggaggagggatggggatcCACCGGCAAGTCTCTGGACAAGAAGAGGCGCGTGGAGGAAGAGGCCCGCAACAAG gCGGAGGAGGCCGAGGCCACCTACAGGACGTGTGTGGCGGATGCCACCACCcagcagcaggagctggagcaCACCAAGGTGACGGTGCTCAGACAGCTGCAGGAGGTCATCAAGCAGAGCGACCAGACCCTGCGCtcg GTGACCATCTCCTACTACCAGACCATGCACGCCCAGACAGTGGTTCTGCCGGTGCATTACCAGACCCTGTGTGAGAGCAGCAAGCAGTACGACCCGGGCCAGCAGTACGCTGCCCATGTCAAAGACCTCCAGCTCCCCGAACAGCCCGAAGTCAGCTACCAGTTTGAGCCCTACTCCAGCCA GCACTCGTCTCGGGGTCGTCATGACAGCTTCAACACGGACCACCAGAGCTCTGTGGAGAGTCCCGCTAGCACGGTGGAGCCCCGCCCCTCAGACGGCACCAGCTCCGAGGACAGGAAGA GGAAGGGCCACAAGTCGTGGGGCTCCACGGTCAGTGACgacagtgggggaggagagggaggcttaGAATCCCCCAGCTCTAGCACAG ctgaCATCAGCAAGATGGCGCGTACCTCCTCCACGGGCACCATGTCGTCCAATGAGGACGCAGACGAGAAGGACGGGAACGGGGCCTCCTTCGAGACACCAA acgGTATGGAGCCTGAGATGGTGGCTCCCACTGGGCCCTTCAGGAACGTGGGCCTGTCCAAGGCGGCCCAGACCCACCGCATGCGGAAGCTGCGGACCCCGGCCAAGTGCCGGGAGTGTGACAGCTACGTGTACTTCCAGGGAGCTgagtgtgaggag tgTTTCCTGGCGTGTCACAAGCGTTGCCTGGAGACCCTGGCCATCCAGTGTGGCCATAAGAAGCTGCAGGGCAAACTGCAGCTGTTCGGCAGGGACTTCTCCCAGGTGGCCGGGGACAGCAGCGACGGCATCCCCTTCATCATCACCAAGTGCAtctcagagatagagaggagggcaCTGCGGatgaag ggcaTCTACAGAGTGAACGGCGTCAAGACTCGTGTGGAGAAGCTGTGTCAGGCGTTTGAGAACGGCAAGGAGCTGGTGGAGCTGTCCCAGTGCTCCCCACACGACATCAGCAATGTGCTCAAGCTCTACCTCAGACag CTCCCAGAGCCCATCATGCAGTTCCGCCTGTACCACAGCCTGATGGGGCTGGCCAAGGACAGCCTgcacacagagggggaggggggccctgAGGCGGAGGAGGCCGGGACAGGAGTCCACGGGGCGGGCAGGGGTCCGGAGCTGGTGGACCTGGGCCCGGACACAGACCCCGacttcctggtcctggtggaCAAGCTGAGGGAGCTACTGAGTGGACTGCCCAAGAGTAACATCTCCACGCTGCGTTACATCACACGCCACCTCCGCAG GATTGCCGAGTTGGAGCAGGACAACAAGATGAGCCCCAGTAACCTGGGAATCGTGTTCGGCCCGTCTCTGATGCGCCCTCGCCCCACCGGCGCCACCGTGTCCCTGTCTTCCCTGGTGGACTACCCCCACCAGGCGCGCATTGTGGAGGCCCTCATCGTCTTCTACACCTCCATCTTCCAGTCCAAGTCCTCCAGGACCTCCGCCAGTcagtcctccacctcccccccacag AGCGGCGCGGAGGGCGAGAGCACACCTTACACTGCAGAAGTGGAGGAACAGGACGGCGGCGAGGAGCCAGGCAGAACAGACTCTGACAAGATAGACGAGGGATGCG gcagtTCTCCAGGCTCCCTGGGCTCCAGCGAGCAGCTGGAGGACTCGGTCTGGGAGCTGGACGAGTCCGGTCAGAGGACCTCCCTCTCGGAGCGTCCAGCCAGGCTGGTCAAGCAGGAGAGCGAGGTCAGCACCGACGACGACCAGCTGAGCTGCCGGGACAGTCTGGATCTCTCTGGGCATTCTCTTCCCTTGGTTGACCAGGACCCGGAGCAAATCCAGGACTCGGATcagagccaggagagagaaggagccctTGACGGtgacccccccgcccctccggaCACAGAGCCCCCAGACTTGGAGGTCTCTGAGCAGCACCTGGAGCTGAGCGCCTCCATGGCAGAGCTTGACATGAACcagtccaacaacaacaacaactgtgtGCTGGGCATGGCAGGGCACCCACTGGCTCACCTGTGTGTTGGTAAGCTCCCCCTGAGCAGGAGCAGGGACGGGGAGGCCGAGTTTGTGTAA
- the arhgap45b gene encoding rho GTPase-activating protein 45 isoform X1, which yields MCDNTRKRERPLTCLKVGFDGREVPISGCAPKWRFGGWVGGLSVKLKKEVGMDGKGTLKMFSRKKRELIKTPSISKKSRAGSPGPQGSLALSILQEMPRRDGVDAKLSPSLSSLTLALPSGVSLDPSLSCPGTPSAQHGRMTGVGVASPVSTLKRPGALSRHASAAGFPLQSWVFTKAQAKGAASPGLPAEGPESTAIEVEDIPALLRDVARFAEAVEKLKDVVLLEGKQENRRPLAHVCLGEVLRILRQVINTYPLLNTVEILTAAGKLISRVKGFHYEVSNESEKNDFEKAIETIAVAFSSNVSELLMGEVDSSTLLSQLPTERSRSLENLYAGAGSDGNYFRTDFHNLGMRPPPSMDLLSDTLFWSSWCVCVCVCVCVCVCVAMKAEEVDIVLQRSEGGVDSALLYAKTISKYMKDLMTYVEKRTTLEVEFGKGLQRLYQSCKHSITQPHMPLFSIYSPALEQDLEQSNGLQQAANLLHTKTFMQPLMQRKYEHEKRRKEIKEQWHRAKRKLMECEANLRKAKHAYTARCEEYQARAAASRAEEEGWGSTGKSLDKKRRVEEEARNKAEEAEATYRTCVADATTQQQELEHTKVTVLRQLQEVIKQSDQTLRSVTISYYQTMHAQTVVLPVHYQTLCESSKQYDPGQQYAAHVKDLQLPEQPEVSYQFEPYSSQHSSRGRHDSFNTDHQSSVESPASTVEPRPSDGTSSEDRKRKGHKSWGSTVSDDSGGGEGGLESPSSSTADISKMARTSSTGTMSSNEDADEKDGNGASFETPNGMEPEMVAPTGPFRNVGLSKAAQTHRMRKLRTPAKCRECDSYVYFQGAECEECFLACHKRCLETLAIQCGHKKLQGKLQLFGRDFSQVAGDSSDGIPFIITKCISEIERRALRMKGIYRVNGVKTRVEKLCQAFENGKELVELSQCSPHDISNVLKLYLRQLPEPIMQFRLYHSLMGLAKDSLHTEGEGGPEAEEAGTGVHGAGRGPELVDLGPDTDPDFLVLVDKLRELLSGLPKSNISTLRYITRHLRRIAELEQDNKMSPSNLGIVFGPSLMRPRPTGATVSLSSLVDYPHQARIVEALIVFYTSIFQSKSSRTSASQSSTSPPQSGAEGESTPYTAEVEEQDGGEEPGRTDSDKIDEGCGSSPGSLGSSEQLEDSVWELDESGQRTSLSERPARLVKQESEVSTDDDQLSCRDSLDLSGHSLPLVDQDPEQIQDSDQSQEREGALDGDPPAPPDTEPPDLEVSEQHLELSASMAELDMNQSNNNNNCVLGMAGHPLAHLCVGKLPLSRSRDGEAEFV from the exons ATGTGTGACAACACGAGGAAGCGAGAGAGACCGTTAACGTGCCTGAAGGTTGGATTTGATGGAAGAGAAGTGCCCATAAGTGGCTGTGCACCTAAGTGGAGAttcggggggtgggtgggggggctgtcCGTTAAACTGAAAAAAGAAGTCGGGATGGACGGCAAAGGTACTTTGAAGATGTTCTCCAGGAAGAAACGGGAACTGATCAAGACTCCATCCATCTCGAAGAAGAGTCGAGCAGGAAGCCCTGGGCCACAGGGTTCTTTAGCA ctctccaTCCTCCAGGAGATGCCCCGTCGAGACGGCGTCGACGCCAAGctttcgccctctctctcctccttgacCCTCGCCCTCCCGTCTGGTGTCTCCCTGgacccctccctgtcctgccccggAACCCCCAGCGCCCAGCACGGCAGGATGACAGGGGTGGGCGTGGCCTCCCCCGTGTCTACCCTGAAGAGGCCCGGGGCCCTCAGCCGGCACGCCAGCGCGGCCGGCTTCCCCCTCCAGTCCTGGGTGTTCACCAAGGCCCAGGCCAAGGGGGCGGCCAGCCCGGGTCTCCCGGCCGAGGGTCCGGAGAGCACGGCTATCGAGGTGGAAGACATCCCCGCTCTGCTCAGGGACGTGGCTCGCTTCGCCGAggcggtggagaagctgaaggacGTGGTGCTGCTGGAGG GCAAGCAGGAGAACAGGCGTCCCCTGGCCCACGTGTGTCTGGGGGAGGTCCTGAGGATCCTGCGCCAGGTGATCAACACCTACCCCCTCCTCAACACGGTGGAGATCCTCACCGCCGCCGGAAAACTCATAtccagggtcaaag GATTCCACTATGAAGTGTCTAACGAGTCGGAAAAGAATGACTTTGAGAAGGCCATCGAGACCATCGCTGTTGCCTTCAGTAGCAA cgtCTCGGAGCTGCTGATGGGGGAGGTGGACAGCAGCACCCTGCTGTCCCAGCTgcccacagagaggagcagg TCTCTGGAGAACTTGTATGCGGGCGCAGGTTCTGATGGGAACTACTTCAGGACAGACTTCCACAACCTGGGTATGAGACCACCTCCATCTATGGATCTCCTGTCCGACACACTCTTCTGGtcctcatggtgtgtgtgtgtgtgtgtgtgtgtgtgtgtgtgtgtgtgtgtagccatgaAAGCGGAGGAGGTGGACATTGTGCTGCAGCGTAGCGAGGGAGGTGtggactctgctctgctctacgcCAAGACCATCTCCAAGTACATGAAGGACCTGATGACCTACGTGGAGAAGAGGACCACGCTGG AGGTGGAGTTTGGCAAGGGTCTCCAGAGACTATACCAGTCCTGCAAACACAGCATCACTCAG ccccACATGCCGTTGTTCTCCATCTACtcccctgctctggagcaggaccTGGAACAGAGCAATGGTCTTCAACAGGCTGCCAACCTCCTGCACACCAAGACCTTCATGCAg cctCTCATGCAGCGCAAGTACGAACATGAGAAGAGGCGCAAGGAGATCAAGGAGCAGTGGCACCGAGCGAAGAGGAAACTG atgGAGTGTGAGGCCAACCTGCGTAAAGCCAAGCACGCGTACACGGCCCGCTGTGAGGAGTACCAGGCCAGAGCGGCCGCCAgcagagcggaggaggagggatggggatcCACCGGCAAGTCTCTGGACAAGAAGAGGCGCGTGGAGGAAGAGGCCCGCAACAAG gCGGAGGAGGCCGAGGCCACCTACAGGACGTGTGTGGCGGATGCCACCACCcagcagcaggagctggagcaCACCAAGGTGACGGTGCTCAGACAGCTGCAGGAGGTCATCAAGCAGAGCGACCAGACCCTGCGCtcg GTGACCATCTCCTACTACCAGACCATGCACGCCCAGACAGTGGTTCTGCCGGTGCATTACCAGACCCTGTGTGAGAGCAGCAAGCAGTACGACCCGGGCCAGCAGTACGCTGCCCATGTCAAAGACCTCCAGCTCCCCGAACAGCCCGAAGTCAGCTACCAGTTTGAGCCCTACTCCAGCCA GCACTCGTCTCGGGGTCGTCATGACAGCTTCAACACGGACCACCAGAGCTCTGTGGAGAGTCCCGCTAGCACGGTGGAGCCCCGCCCCTCAGACGGCACCAGCTCCGAGGACAGGAAGA GGAAGGGCCACAAGTCGTGGGGCTCCACGGTCAGTGACgacagtgggggaggagagggaggcttaGAATCCCCCAGCTCTAGCACAG ctgaCATCAGCAAGATGGCGCGTACCTCCTCCACGGGCACCATGTCGTCCAATGAGGACGCAGACGAGAAGGACGGGAACGGGGCCTCCTTCGAGACACCAA acgGTATGGAGCCTGAGATGGTGGCTCCCACTGGGCCCTTCAGGAACGTGGGCCTGTCCAAGGCGGCCCAGACCCACCGCATGCGGAAGCTGCGGACCCCGGCCAAGTGCCGGGAGTGTGACAGCTACGTGTACTTCCAGGGAGCTgagtgtgaggag tgTTTCCTGGCGTGTCACAAGCGTTGCCTGGAGACCCTGGCCATCCAGTGTGGCCATAAGAAGCTGCAGGGCAAACTGCAGCTGTTCGGCAGGGACTTCTCCCAGGTGGCCGGGGACAGCAGCGACGGCATCCCCTTCATCATCACCAAGTGCAtctcagagatagagaggagggcaCTGCGGatgaag ggcaTCTACAGAGTGAACGGCGTCAAGACTCGTGTGGAGAAGCTGTGTCAGGCGTTTGAGAACGGCAAGGAGCTGGTGGAGCTGTCCCAGTGCTCCCCACACGACATCAGCAATGTGCTCAAGCTCTACCTCAGACag CTCCCAGAGCCCATCATGCAGTTCCGCCTGTACCACAGCCTGATGGGGCTGGCCAAGGACAGCCTgcacacagagggggaggggggccctgAGGCGGAGGAGGCCGGGACAGGAGTCCACGGGGCGGGCAGGGGTCCGGAGCTGGTGGACCTGGGCCCGGACACAGACCCCGacttcctggtcctggtggaCAAGCTGAGGGAGCTACTGAGTGGACTGCCCAAGAGTAACATCTCCACGCTGCGTTACATCACACGCCACCTCCGCAG GATTGCCGAGTTGGAGCAGGACAACAAGATGAGCCCCAGTAACCTGGGAATCGTGTTCGGCCCGTCTCTGATGCGCCCTCGCCCCACCGGCGCCACCGTGTCCCTGTCTTCCCTGGTGGACTACCCCCACCAGGCGCGCATTGTGGAGGCCCTCATCGTCTTCTACACCTCCATCTTCCAGTCCAAGTCCTCCAGGACCTCCGCCAGTcagtcctccacctcccccccacag AGCGGCGCGGAGGGCGAGAGCACACCTTACACTGCAGAAGTGGAGGAACAGGACGGCGGCGAGGAGCCAGGCAGAACAGACTCTGACAAGATAGACGAGGGATGCG gcagtTCTCCAGGCTCCCTGGGCTCCAGCGAGCAGCTGGAGGACTCGGTCTGGGAGCTGGACGAGTCCGGTCAGAGGACCTCCCTCTCGGAGCGTCCAGCCAGGCTGGTCAAGCAGGAGAGCGAGGTCAGCACCGACGACGACCAGCTGAGCTGCCGGGACAGTCTGGATCTCTCTGGGCATTCTCTTCCCTTGGTTGACCAGGACCCGGAGCAAATCCAGGACTCGGATcagagccaggagagagaaggagccctTGACGGtgacccccccgcccctccggaCACAGAGCCCCCAGACTTGGAGGTCTCTGAGCAGCACCTGGAGCTGAGCGCCTCCATGGCAGAGCTTGACATGAACcagtccaacaacaacaacaactgtgtGCTGGGCATGGCAGGGCACCCACTGGCTCACCTGTGTGTTGGTAAGCTCCCCCTGAGCAGGAGCAGGGACGGGGAGGCCGAGTTTGTGTAA